The Glycine soja cultivar W05 chromosome 8, ASM419377v2, whole genome shotgun sequence genome has a window encoding:
- the LOC114424173 gene encoding protein MAIN-LIKE 1-like, which yields MAKSNRSITTGRSYSDRFSGRGSFSRRKVLPEKLPEQVLPVTEDVPHMAEDVPQVTEEVPHMTDDVAQRSEDVPQMTADVDATVAEDLGRDGAEGSHADEGFPGGPRDPSVLTSFAEHVAHAIWIGQRPELKLVSHGRKVALIGRPVPTIEGLVVATRLSPLIECSVVTGDPGLISAFVERWHRETNTFHLPVGELTITLDDVSSLLHLPISGAFHSFKALSVDKAVFLLMELLEVSGEEARAETVRARGAYVRLSWVREIYEMRCRTRRWIVAARAYLLHLVGWTLFSNKSATNVHVVHLEAFRDLGQSGGYAWGAAALVYMYDQVDEASRITTRQIGGYLTLLQCVTDDAYKETSPRASQWLITKAHMKGIIGASYRARFDDLTVIDVCWFPYSDHRGVRGFEMISSFQGHLRWGPTLVTVRPERVLRQFGYIQSISPLPVSASLSYDDIDDRWMHFSDHVVAAGNLCVVLG from the exons AGTTCTTCCGGAGAAGCTACCGGAACAAGTTCTTCCG GTGACTGAGGATGTTCCTCATATGGCAGAGGATGTTCCTCAGGTGACTGAGGAAGTCCCTCATATGACTGACGATGTTGCTCAGAGGAGTGAAGATGTTCCTCAGATGACCGCAGACGTAGATGCGACTGTTGCAGAGGACTTAGGTCGTGATGGTGCTGAGGGGTCACATGCTGATGAGGGATTTCCTGGTGGGCCACGTGACCCATCAGTTCTGACTTCATTTGCGGAGCATGTCGCACATGCCATTTGGATTGGACAG CGTCCTGAGCTGAAGTTGGTGTCGCACGGGAGGAAGGTGGCGTTaattgggaggccagtgcctaCGATTGAAGGGCTGGTTGTCGCCACAAGATTAAGTCCATTGATCGAGTGTTCAGTTGTAACCggcgatcctggacttatatccgcatttgtggagaggtggcacaggGAGACCaacaccttccaccttccagtAGGAGAGTTGACGATCACACTAGATGATGTGTCATCACTCCTCCATCTCCCTATAAGTGGCGCCTTCCACAGCTTCAAGGCTCTTTCCGTGGACAAGGCGGTATTTTTGTTGATGGAGTTGCTCGAGGTGTCTGGTGAGGAGGCTAGAGCCGAGACAGTACGAGCGCGCGGGGCATATGTACGCCTCTCATGGGTTCGGGAGATCTATGAGATGAGATGCCGGACACGACGATGGATTGTAGCAGCTCGTGCTTATCTCCTGCACCTGGTCGGTTGGACTCTTTtttctaacaagagtgcaacaaaTGTTCATGTGGTGCATCTAGAGGCTTTTCGCGACCTGGGTCAGAGTGGGGGCTATGCCTGGGGAGCTGCGGCCCTGGTTTATATGTATGACCAGGTAGATGAAGCTTCTAGGATCACGACACGACAGATTGGGGGGTACCTTACTTTATTAcag TGTGTCACCGATGATGCGTATAAGGAGACGTCCCCTCGTGCCTCCCAGTGGCTGATAACAAAGGCTCATATGAAGGGAATTATAGGAGCGTCGTACCGGGCACGTTTTGATGATTTGACGGTCATAGACGTGTGCTGGTTTCCTTACAGTGACCATCGAGGGGTTAGGGGGTTTGAGATGATTTCATCGTTCCAGGGTCATTTGAGATGGGGTCCTACGTTGGTCACagttcgaccggagagggtgCTACGCCAGTTTGGGTACATTCAAAGCATCTCTCCGCTGCCTGTTAGTGCTTCATTGTCATATGATGAtatagatgacaggtggatgcatTTCTCGGACCACGTAGTAGCTGCGGGTAACCTTTGTGTAGTGCTTGGGTAG